The Chloroflexota bacterium region TTTCCGGCTACTTTCATTTGTGCGGTGGGCTTGCACGGGATTCGGCGGGGCAGCGTCGACAGGGCGTCCGCGGGCCTCTAACAGCTACGAATTGACTTGGAAAACAACCCGTAGCCGAAATTGGATGAATTAGATACGAATTGTTTTCCAGATAAACCATTGTGCGGACAGGACGACGCTCTCTCACGGCTTACCCTCGATCGGGAGTGGGTCAAGGCTTTGACGGAAATGACCGTGCAAGGCTGGTGAGGGTTTCCGGGAGGGGCGCTTTGGGGCTAGTCCGCGCCCAGCACGACGGTGCCCGTGGACGAGAGCAGCCCGCCGGTGCCGTTGACCAGCATAGCTACGAAATCTGTCGCGCGTCTAACGGCGTCTCCACAACCTGCCTGCCTGCTAGCTCGACGCGATACGCTGTCGCGCCTGCCCTTGCGCTGACCACCTCGGACAGCTCTGTGCCCACGAAGTGGATGGCGGCGTCATCGTCTATGGCGTAGCCGGGCGGGAACCCTTCCGCGACGAGGCTGTGGTAGAGGGGCCGGCGCTGTTCCTCGCCGTCGTAGTGGGGGCAGTGGGAGCCGGGCAGGAATCCGAGGCCGTCGTGGAGGGGCTTGAGCTCGTTCACGTCGAAGGAGTCGGTGGTCCCGCACTCGAACCAGCAGAGGGAGCCCGCGCTTCCCCCGCAGAGCACGATGCCGGCCTCCCATGCCTCCTTCAACGCTACGTCGACGCCGTGCGTCCGCCAAACGGCCAGCAGGTTTGCCGTGTTGCCGCCCAAGACGAGGATGATGTCCTGGCTGAGGAGGTATTCTCGAATGTCACGTACTGTGCGATTGAACAGGGCCAGGTGGGTCGGCTCACAGGCGGAGGCCGGGAAGTTGCTGTAGAACTGCACGAGGTGGGGAGCGGAATCGCCGGTGGCGGTTGGTATGCAACACACCCTGGGGCGGTCCTTGCCCGTTAGCGACAGGACGTACTTGTGCATAGGGTGCATTCCGACCGCGGCCGGCCGGGTCCCTCCGAATGCGACTATGTGCTTTCCTTCCATGACTTCCCCATT contains the following coding sequences:
- a CDS encoding peptidase E encodes the protein MHKYVLSLTGKDRPRVCCIPTATGDSAPHLVQFYSNFPASACEPTHLALFNRTVRDIREYLLSQDIILVLGGNTANLLAVWRTHGVDVALKEAWEAGIVLCGGSAGSLCWFECGTTDSFDVNELKPLHDGLGFLPGSHCPHYDGEEQRRPLYHSLVAEGFPPGYAIDDDAAIHFVGTELSEVVSARAGATAYRVELAGRQVVETPLDARQIS